A DNA window from Myxococcota bacterium contains the following coding sequences:
- a CDS encoding DUF4038 domain-containing protein, translated as MPAPPRLRLAQAALCLGLVFTLPFAARAAARAFVQKAVAESDSGTSLDAVFKRANADGSLLVAYVAWDGAGAVSLSDTQGNTWENAVGPTAGPVGSAQVLFARNAKPGKNVVTASFDGPVARHAALFVHEYTGMSHGAPFDVSVAASGSDPNVAVGGLDTNTSGDVLFLAVTSDGRSLKRLTHGYKTRARAGGTLTADRFAGDAHADYAAAAEQSGSGWIAQLVSFHYAGVPPKGAPKYPLKAGPGSPARYLVDQNGQPFLMTGDSPQSMFANISESDAARYLADRQKRGFNVLWINLLCNDGISNPQGGCRSDATTFDGIPELLGGLTQPNEAYFARVDRMIRMAATRGITVLLDPAETRGWLGVLEDAGAEGAGDWGNWVGRRYRGFDNIIWMSGNDFNMDHLPSAGQDAVVQAVAQGIQDVDSSHIHTVELFFKISGSLDDSSWAPLIQLNASYTYAPTYAQVLEDYNRGNALPTFLVEANYEFENEAQGADTNQVLRRQAYWALLAGATGHMYGNGYTWPFLDGWQSHYKTKAADQMTFAKKLFEARAWWQLVPDQDHSTVTDGFGGFESGDVGVMNNDYVTAARTPDGKLVMAYDPAGNTLTVDLGRLSGPVRASWFDPSRGSFSKVSGSPFDPTGPMQLAPPGMNREGAPDWVLVLEAE; from the coding sequence ATGCCCGCCCCGCCGCGCCTCCGCCTCGCGCAGGCCGCGCTCTGCCTCGGACTCGTGTTCACGCTTCCGTTCGCCGCGCGCGCCGCGGCGCGCGCGTTCGTGCAGAAGGCCGTGGCGGAGAGCGACTCGGGCACGAGCCTCGACGCGGTGTTCAAGCGCGCCAACGCCGACGGCAGCTTGCTCGTGGCCTATGTGGCGTGGGACGGGGCGGGGGCGGTCTCGCTCTCGGACACGCAGGGCAACACCTGGGAGAACGCGGTCGGACCCACCGCCGGCCCCGTCGGCAGCGCGCAGGTGCTGTTCGCGCGCAACGCGAAGCCCGGGAAGAACGTGGTGACTGCCAGCTTCGACGGCCCGGTGGCGAGACACGCGGCGCTGTTCGTGCACGAGTACACCGGCATGAGTCACGGCGCGCCGTTCGACGTGTCGGTCGCGGCCTCGGGGTCGGACCCGAACGTGGCGGTGGGCGGGCTCGACACGAATACCTCGGGTGACGTGCTGTTCCTGGCAGTGACTTCCGACGGGCGCTCGCTGAAGCGCCTCACGCACGGCTACAAGACGCGGGCGCGCGCAGGCGGAACGCTCACGGCGGACCGCTTCGCGGGCGACGCCCACGCCGACTACGCGGCCGCGGCCGAGCAGTCGGGCAGCGGCTGGATCGCGCAGCTCGTCTCCTTCCACTACGCCGGCGTCCCGCCCAAGGGCGCGCCGAAGTATCCGCTGAAGGCGGGACCGGGGTCGCCGGCGCGATATCTGGTCGACCAGAACGGTCAGCCGTTCCTCATGACCGGTGACTCGCCGCAGTCGATGTTCGCGAACATCTCGGAGTCCGACGCCGCCCGCTATCTCGCCGATCGCCAGAAGCGCGGCTTCAACGTGCTGTGGATCAACCTGCTCTGCAACGATGGCATCAGCAACCCGCAGGGCGGCTGCCGGTCGGACGCGACCACCTTCGACGGCATTCCCGAGCTGCTCGGCGGCCTGACGCAGCCCAACGAGGCGTACTTCGCGCGGGTCGACCGGATGATCCGGATGGCGGCAACGCGGGGAATCACCGTGCTGCTCGACCCCGCCGAGACCCGCGGCTGGCTCGGCGTGCTCGAGGACGCCGGGGCCGAGGGCGCCGGTGACTGGGGGAACTGGGTGGGGCGGCGCTATCGTGGCTTCGACAACATCATCTGGATGAGCGGCAACGACTTCAACATGGATCACCTGCCTTCGGCCGGGCAGGACGCCGTGGTCCAGGCCGTGGCGCAGGGCATCCAGGACGTCGACTCGAGTCACATCCACACCGTGGAGCTGTTCTTCAAGATCAGTGGCTCGCTCGACGACTCGAGCTGGGCGCCGCTGATCCAGCTCAACGCGAGCTACACCTACGCTCCGACCTACGCCCAGGTGCTCGAGGACTACAACCGGGGGAACGCGCTGCCCACCTTTCTGGTCGAGGCGAACTACGAGTTCGAGAACGAGGCCCAGGGCGCAGACACGAACCAGGTGCTGCGCCGGCAGGCGTACTGGGCGCTGCTCGCCGGCGCGACCGGCCACATGTACGGCAACGGCTACACCTGGCCCTTCCTCGACGGCTGGCAGAGTCACTACAAGACCAAGGCCGCCGATCAGATGACCTTCGCCAAGAAGCTGTTCGAGGCCCGGGCCTGGTGGCAGCTCGTGCCCGACCAGGACCACAGCACGGTGACCGACGGCTTCGGCGGCTTCGAGAGCGGCGACGTCGGCGTCATGAACAACGACTACGTGACCGCGGCGCGCACGCCGGACGGGAAGCTGGTGATGGCCTACGACCCGGCGGGAAACACGCTCACGGTGGACCTCGGCCGGCTGTCGGGTCCGGTCCGTGCGAGCTGGTTCGACCCCTCGCGCGGCTCGTTCAGCAAGGTGAGCGGCTCGCCGTTCGACCCCACGGGCCCGATGCAGCTCGCGCCGCCGGGCATGAACCGGGAAGGCGCACCGGACTGGGTGCTCGTGCTCGAGGCCGAGTGA
- a CDS encoding ATP-dependent DNA ligase, whose amino-acid sequence MASLAALVETSQRVAATRARLAKVRELAACLRALEPAELEIGAHYLAGELPQGRIGTGWAALREAAATAPAAEPGLSLAEVDRRLGELAAIRGAGSAERRAAALRELFSRATAAEQAFLLHLVTGELRQGALAGLSIDAIAAAAELPLPVVRRAAMYAPSLGEVTRVALLEGAAGLARFQLAVGSPLAPMLAQTAEDVDAAFAELSPPLAFDWKIDGARIQVHRAGDTVRAFTRALNEVTPAIPEVIEAIQSLPLREAVLDGEVVALDAAGRPHPFQVTMRRFGRRLDVAALRAELPVQAFFFDCLQLDGETLADRPAAERFAALERALPQSMRVPRLTTSSVEEARAFYEAALRAGHEGLMAKSLDAPYEAGARGAAWRKIKRAHTLDLVVLAAEWGHGRRTGKLSNLHLGALDAETGLWVMLGKTFKGLSDAVLEWQTAELLAREVRREGIAVHVRPELVVEVAFSDLQASPRYPGGIALRLARVKHYRPEKPAAEADTMDTVRKLFAAQGGERSE is encoded by the coding sequence ATGGCGTCACTCGCGGCCCTGGTCGAGACCTCGCAGCGCGTGGCGGCGACGCGCGCGCGGCTGGCCAAAGTGCGCGAGCTCGCGGCCTGCCTGCGCGCGCTCGAGCCGGCCGAGCTCGAGATCGGCGCGCACTATCTGGCCGGTGAGCTGCCGCAGGGCCGCATCGGGACCGGCTGGGCCGCCTTGCGCGAGGCCGCCGCGACGGCGCCTGCGGCCGAGCCGGGGCTTTCGCTGGCCGAGGTCGACCGGCGGCTCGGCGAGCTTGCCGCCATCCGCGGCGCGGGCTCGGCCGAGCGCCGGGCCGCGGCGCTGCGCGAGCTCTTCTCCCGCGCCACCGCCGCCGAGCAGGCGTTTCTGCTCCACCTGGTCACGGGCGAGCTGCGCCAGGGCGCGCTCGCAGGACTCTCGATCGACGCGATCGCTGCCGCCGCCGAGCTGCCCCTGCCCGTGGTGCGGCGCGCCGCGATGTACGCGCCGAGCCTGGGCGAAGTGACTCGCGTGGCGCTCCTGGAGGGCGCGGCGGGCCTGGCGCGTTTCCAGCTGGCCGTCGGCTCGCCGCTCGCGCCGATGCTCGCGCAGACCGCGGAGGACGTGGACGCGGCGTTCGCCGAGCTCTCCCCTCCCCTCGCCTTCGACTGGAAGATCGACGGCGCGCGCATCCAGGTGCACCGCGCGGGCGACACGGTGCGCGCCTTCACGCGGGCGCTGAACGAGGTCACTCCGGCGATCCCGGAGGTGATCGAGGCCATCCAGTCACTCCCGCTGCGCGAAGCCGTGCTCGACGGCGAGGTGGTGGCGCTCGATGCCGCGGGCCGCCCGCACCCCTTCCAGGTCACCATGCGCCGCTTCGGCCGCCGGCTCGACGTGGCCGCGCTGCGCGCCGAGCTGCCCGTGCAGGCGTTCTTCTTCGACTGTCTCCAGCTCGACGGCGAGACCCTCGCCGACCGGCCCGCGGCCGAGCGCTTCGCGGCGCTGGAGCGCGCACTGCCGCAGAGCATGCGCGTGCCGAGGCTCACCACGAGCTCGGTCGAGGAGGCCCGGGCCTTCTACGAGGCCGCGCTCCGGGCCGGCCACGAGGGCCTGATGGCGAAGTCACTCGACGCCCCCTACGAGGCCGGCGCGCGCGGCGCGGCCTGGCGCAAGATCAAGCGCGCGCACACGCTCGACCTGGTGGTGCTGGCCGCCGAGTGGGGCCACGGCCGCCGCACCGGCAAGCTCTCGAACCTGCACCTGGGCGCGCTCGACGCCGAGACCGGCCTGTGGGTCATGCTGGGCAAGACCTTCAAGGGACTCAGCGACGCCGTGCTCGAGTGGCAGACCGCCGAGCTGCTCGCGCGCGAGGTGCGCCGGGAGGGCATCGCGGTGCACGTGCGGCCCGAGCTCGTGGTCGAAGTCGCGTTCAGCGACCTGCAGGCCAGCCCGAGATACCCCGGCGGCATCGCCCTGCGCCTGGCCCGCGTGAAGCACTACCGGCCGGAGAAGCCCGCGGCCGAGGCCGACACCATGGACACGGTACGCAAGCTGTTCGCCGCGCAGGGCGGCGAGCGGAGCGAGTGA
- a CDS encoding TetR/AcrR family transcriptional regulator — translation MVQNEQKRPRGRPRAYDPDQALVRATESFWRAGFAATSLDDLSQATGMNRPSLYGAFGDKRDLYLATLDRYVEAARADMAAALSNDLPLSAALGRVYAGALELYFAHPGSALGCFLIGTAATEAARDATVRERLGSGLRELTHAFETRFRSAKQKGELGAGADPAALAELAGAVLHSLALRARAGDSRASLEHFAREAVRFLCGTAPRKRRARR, via the coding sequence ATGGTACAAAATGAGCAGAAGCGGCCCCGCGGGCGGCCGCGCGCCTACGATCCCGACCAGGCGCTGGTGCGCGCGACCGAGTCGTTCTGGCGCGCGGGCTTCGCGGCCACGTCGCTCGACGACCTGTCGCAGGCCACGGGCATGAACCGGCCCAGCCTCTACGGTGCGTTCGGCGACAAGCGCGACCTGTATCTCGCCACGCTCGACCGCTACGTGGAGGCGGCGCGCGCCGACATGGCGGCCGCCCTCTCCAACGACTTGCCGCTCTCGGCCGCGCTCGGCCGCGTGTACGCGGGCGCGCTCGAGCTGTACTTCGCGCACCCCGGCTCCGCGCTGGGCTGCTTCCTGATCGGCACCGCCGCCACCGAGGCGGCCCGCGATGCCACGGTGCGCGAGCGGCTCGGCTCCGGCCTGCGCGAGCTCACCCACGCGTTCGAGACACGCTTCCGCTCGGCCAAGCAGAAGGGCGAGCTCGGCGCCGGTGCCGATCCGGCCGCGCTCGCGGAGCTGGCCGGGGCGGTGCTCCACTCGCTGGCGCTGCGCGCCCGGGCGGGTGACTCGCGCGCCTCGCTCGAGCATTTCGCGCGCGAGGCCGTGCGTTTCCTGTGCGGCACAGCCCCGCGCAAGCGGCGCGCGCGCCGGTGA